Proteins encoded in a region of the Rothia mucilaginosa genome:
- a CDS encoding nuclease PIN, with the protein MYNGSATKAAISLNPSRSYQESLRAAAVPARGGYTAVSIDDYSRISSKRDEFLNFLLLPNPEGIPAIEYAGLRVA; encoded by the coding sequence ATGTACAACGGCTCTGCAACCAAAGCAGCAATCTCTCTGAACCCCTCCCGCTCCTACCAGGAAAGCCTGCGTGCCGCAGCTGTCCCCGCGCGAGGCGGATACACCGCAGTCAGCATTGACGATTACTCCCGCATTTCTTCTAAGCGCGACGAGTTCCTGAACTTCCTTCTTCTGCCCAACCCCGAGGGCATCCCCGCTATTGAGTACGCCGGTCTGCGCGTAGCGTAG
- a CDS encoding plasmid stabilization protein, whose translation MNFSGMLLDSDVLAEIRKADPDPAVVAFLRRRSFRHMYISVLSIGELKGLYPYPETDRWITELLERFGDHVINVDARVSLEWAGRQAPRGVHAVGRDDAGPLPTAALEGLMAASASAYDLELISSKAQVYRAWGVQASNPWTED comes from the coding sequence ATGAATTTCTCCGGTATGCTCCTGGACTCCGACGTTCTTGCGGAGATCCGTAAGGCGGATCCTGACCCCGCCGTGGTCGCTTTTCTGCGCCGCCGCTCGTTCCGACACATGTACATTTCTGTGCTGAGTATTGGTGAGCTGAAGGGCCTGTACCCCTACCCGGAAACTGATCGTTGGATTACCGAACTTCTTGAGCGCTTTGGCGACCACGTTATTAATGTGGATGCGCGCGTGAGCCTCGAGTGGGCTGGCCGTCAGGCGCCGCGTGGCGTGCATGCCGTGGGTCGTGACGATGCCGGTCCGTTGCCTACCGCCGCCCTGGAGGGTCTGATGGCGGCGAGCGCGAGTGCCTATGATTTGGAGCTGATTTCTTCTAAGGCGCAGGTGTACCGTGCCTGGGGCGTTCAGGCTTCCAACCCGTGGACTGAGGATTAA
- a CDS encoding cell division protein PerM, with protein MKSTSPISRYSMPMPLWLQGVVELIVTALFSAVAVFAAMSAVWATKGFGDMEFSSVAAMSAHLWLLIHGVPLDLAAAFGASAGTMTLVPLGLSILPLLLCYRSGRRLARASYEGEFLIPVLSGSVTYALISSAMYGWASPHPQPLQALNAALVPLGIVVAGLMWGGYREARSLSRMVGVDTAEQISQMSQYSRWAGSYAWAVVRAAVVAFVALIGLGAVLLGIGILAGWSQIVATYQELHAGAVGDTAVTLLQLGFLPNLVIYAIAWSTGAGFSFGAGTSVGLTSSDVGTLPMLPILGAVPESMGTAGLLGLLVPLGAGAIAGWWFLREGEDHLDEWVALKVPFRPLSALISAVVLGVMTGILTSFGALWLGWISYGSLGIGRFTEVGAEPLTFAAHTALTVGAGVTFGMLLSRALVPDSSRELPRFADERPNLGERLMSFTASIRERFAQSRERFAQRREERAQERAERAEREAEEAAAREAQEAAEREAAEREAEEAARAQDSENVVEAEQSVASEQSVVSEVATGHVPVHPQEPVVAVPVEATEQLAQRAAADAFAEIVAEREVSVEEPAVAEPAVDAAQEPASEEAVAEESPAEQYEPIEAVQQVDYLHSTSVQVEVVAEPASNERATYEHAAYEPALYAHDPSDEETRELIQEPVYEAAEPVERERAVDESAEQAPRSKGRASRIMAYFGFGLEQPAAVQGDSGQGDAVQDSSADAARTESATQDSAQSRASDRAHEREQKREAKRAAKAARKKQKKDSERDFVDRELDVLSADQAMKRIFEVRSQTGVLPLVTDEASTVELPPLDVSSSKPHGSSARTKN; from the coding sequence ATGAAAAGCACCTCACCTATCTCTCGTTATTCCATGCCCATGCCTCTGTGGCTTCAGGGTGTTGTTGAGCTAATTGTTACTGCCCTGTTCTCTGCTGTTGCAGTGTTTGCGGCGATGTCTGCCGTGTGGGCGACCAAGGGCTTTGGCGACATGGAGTTCTCCTCCGTGGCCGCCATGTCGGCGCATCTGTGGCTTCTGATTCACGGTGTTCCCCTGGATCTTGCGGCTGCTTTTGGTGCTTCTGCCGGCACGATGACGCTGGTGCCGCTGGGTTTGAGTATTCTGCCGCTGCTGCTCTGTTATCGTTCGGGTCGTCGCCTGGCGCGCGCCTCGTATGAGGGTGAGTTTTTGATTCCGGTGCTGTCCGGTTCGGTGACCTATGCGCTGATTAGTTCGGCGATGTACGGTTGGGCGAGCCCGCATCCGCAGCCTCTTCAGGCGTTGAATGCTGCCCTGGTGCCTTTGGGTATTGTGGTGGCTGGTCTGATGTGGGGTGGCTACCGTGAGGCGCGTTCGCTCTCGCGCATGGTGGGTGTTGATACTGCGGAGCAGATTTCGCAGATGAGTCAGTATTCGCGTTGGGCGGGCTCGTATGCCTGGGCGGTGGTGCGTGCTGCGGTGGTTGCTTTTGTGGCGCTGATTGGTCTGGGTGCGGTGCTTTTGGGTATCGGTATTTTGGCGGGTTGGTCGCAGATTGTTGCCACCTATCAGGAGCTGCACGCGGGCGCTGTGGGTGATACCGCGGTGACTCTGCTGCAGTTGGGTTTCTTGCCGAACCTGGTGATTTATGCGATTGCGTGGTCGACCGGCGCCGGTTTCTCCTTTGGCGCGGGTACCTCGGTTGGTTTGACCAGTAGCGATGTTGGTACTTTGCCGATGCTTCCGATTCTGGGTGCTGTGCCCGAGTCGATGGGCACGGCCGGTCTGTTGGGTCTGCTGGTGCCGCTGGGTGCCGGTGCGATTGCTGGCTGGTGGTTCTTGCGTGAGGGCGAGGATCACCTGGACGAGTGGGTTGCTCTGAAGGTTCCGTTCCGACCGCTGTCTGCGCTGATTTCTGCCGTGGTGCTGGGCGTGATGACCGGTATTCTGACGTCGTTTGGTGCCCTGTGGCTGGGCTGGATTTCGTATGGTTCTCTGGGTATTGGTCGTTTTACGGAGGTTGGGGCTGAGCCGCTGACTTTTGCGGCGCATACCGCATTGACGGTGGGTGCCGGCGTGACGTTTGGTATGTTGCTGAGCCGCGCCCTGGTGCCGGATAGCAGCCGTGAGCTGCCTCGTTTTGCGGATGAGCGCCCGAACCTGGGTGAGCGTCTGATGAGTTTTACTGCCTCGATCCGTGAGCGTTTTGCGCAGAGCCGCGAGCGTTTTGCACAGCGTCGTGAGGAGCGTGCCCAGGAACGGGCAGAGCGTGCGGAGCGTGAGGCTGAGGAAGCCGCAGCACGTGAAGCTCAGGAAGCTGCAGAGCGTGAGGCCGCTGAGCGTGAAGCTGAGGAAGCGGCACGCGCGCAGGATTCCGAGAACGTTGTTGAGGCCGAGCAGTCCGTGGCGTCTGAGCAGTCTGTTGTGTCTGAGGTGGCGACCGGTCATGTCCCGGTGCATCCGCAGGAGCCTGTGGTTGCTGTCCCCGTGGAGGCGACCGAGCAGCTGGCGCAGCGTGCGGCGGCGGACGCTTTCGCTGAGATTGTTGCAGAGCGCGAAGTGTCGGTTGAAGAGCCTGCAGTAGCGGAACCCGCTGTGGACGCTGCTCAGGAGCCGGCTTCCGAAGAGGCTGTTGCTGAAGAGAGCCCCGCTGAGCAGTACGAGCCGATTGAGGCCGTTCAGCAGGTCGATTACCTGCACTCCACCTCCGTACAGGTTGAGGTTGTTGCCGAGCCTGCCTCCAACGAGCGCGCTACGTACGAACACGCTGCGTATGAGCCCGCCCTGTACGCTCATGACCCCTCCGATGAGGAGACCCGCGAGCTGATTCAGGAGCCCGTCTACGAGGCTGCTGAACCTGTGGAGCGTGAGCGCGCTGTCGATGAGTCCGCAGAACAGGCACCGCGCTCGAAGGGCCGCGCGAGCCGCATCATGGCGTACTTCGGTTTTGGCCTTGAACAGCCTGCCGCAGTGCAGGGTGACTCAGGGCAGGGTGACGCAGTGCAGGATAGCTCAGCCGATGCCGCCCGCACTGAATCTGCCACGCAGGATTCCGCGCAGAGCCGTGCCAGCGACCGCGCGCATGAGCGTGAGCAGAAGCGCGAAGCGAAGCGGGCGGCTAAGGCGGCACGCAAGAAGCAGAAGAAGGATTCAGAGCGCGACTTTGTGGACCGCGAGCTGGATGTCCTCTCCGCTGATCAGGCGATGAAGCGCATCTTTGAGGTTCGTAGCCAGACCGGTGTGCTTCCGCTGGTGACCGATGAGGCCTCTACCGTGGAGCTGCCCCCGCTGGATGTCAGCTCCTCGAAGCCCCATGGTTCTAGCGCGCGCACGAAGAACTAA